A region of the Pseudorasbora parva isolate DD20220531a chromosome 18, ASM2467924v1, whole genome shotgun sequence genome:
TAGCAGACCAAGACTACAGACTAGtttgctgttattagtgctgtaatatcactagtattagGGCTGTTAATAGTATTTAGTGTTAAATTAGGCCTATTGTAGTTGGGTCAGGTGGCTTTAGCTTTTACTATGAATTTAAGTAAATTTTGTTTtgtatctatttatatatttaagtatactttaaacattaaatgaattgtttaatttaaagaattaaaaagaaaaagcaataaaaagcaattatttaatgtcattttgtggctctttttttttaaagtatcagTTCAGGGACTGTTTAGGCACTGGTACCGTTTTAAAAGTACCGGTTTGGCACCGGAATCGAAAAAAACCTAAACGATACCCTGCCCAATGTTCTTCAAAAAAATCCTTCGGGTCCTGCAAATTGTTCCGTTTTCCAgtatcttttgcatatttgaaccctctccagcagtgactgtatgatttttagatccatcttttcacactgaggacaatTGAGGGACTCCTTTGGGAagtccttctgaagcaaagtgataTATTTGTGtatgaaaaatatccatatttaaaactttataaagtaaattcaACTTATTCAAGTATTCAACTTATGGAAAAAGTGTAGCATCTGCGCCTCTCCCaattcaaaatgcttacgctgTCTGACGACATTGCACACCAGTTAAGCTCGTCAGACGTAGAGTAATGTAATCATTTAGACAGAAACTATGACCTTAGTAAAGCAATTGTTACAAGTTATGTTCGTAATGATTACAATATATAACATTTCACAAAATAATTATCGTAACTGCTCTTCATAACATttgatttatataatattattatataatatagatTTTAGTTTTATCATTTTAGATCTTCTTGACAACCAGTGTATGTTTGGTAAAAATGAAGGTTCCTCTGATAGAATTTTTAATTACCCATTTAAGTCATTTTAgtagcctgggaaaacccagacaacttccaGCAAATGTAGATTTGCTCGaaagtagtctggcaaagagcccaTTAAAACCTGTTTCTAATTTGTCGAAATCGCTGCACCATTCAGAAACGTTGGAGCGGGCTTTACATGATGACGGCAGCGCAGTGACGGTgaagcagattttgtacatttaGAAAGATGGATGCTGCCATGGAACATCACTCGTTTGAATCAGCTATCAAGTCTGTTTTAAgcgatttaaacttttccttttcgtTAAAACCCGAGCAAAGAAAAACACTCATCTAcgagatgtggattacaccggctactttgatgaggaggatggaGAGTGTGAGCATGTGCTAACACCACACAGCAGCTCCAGATCTGTCCTTTAtgtgcttatttcctcacactagatctgATAACTTTAGTCATGTAAGAATTGTAATTAAATAACTAGCGTAACTATGCTCAAGTATGAAAATGTTCTTacaatttgaataaagtttttgaGACATAATTTTCCAGAGACTCAtcaatattattttcttttcaaaatattgcaaattgTGTTCTAATCATAATAAAAGTGTCTTACAACAGGGGCAAATCGATCGGAGCTTAatgttttctgttcgaccgTCAATCTGAGAtgattttgcaaaaatgttgatggagtggTGGCGGACACccgctattatcatatttcttttacaacagcaaaagtcgtcagaagccattgcaacatcttcctcgaaatcacaaacagaATTGCTGTCAGAGGCTCGGATGTTTCTCCGCTGTGCATACGCCATCGTCCGTTGGTGATCGTCCTTTAGAAAttatttgtctatgaagctttgccaaACCATAACTTCGTTACTACTGAGagagcctggttaaaaccagaccaaTCATTTTAGAGCAAAAGCATTTATATTGAATATGAATAATATTGAGCGATTTCTGCATTAGTGAGTCGATAAACTTGTGTGGTTCTCTTTCCTCAGGACGGATTATTTTAGAAATTTTGTTGACTCTTGCCTTCAGAAAATCCCCCAAGACCGACCACACTCTGAGGATCTGTTGCAGGTGTTTACTTTGCTTTGAATTATCAAGAACTTTAAATAACCTTTTTTGTTTCTTAGTCTTAATAATCCACTTGAATACTTTTTCTGCAAAAAACACAGCATGCATTCGTCCTGCGAGAGAGGCCAGAATCTGTTCTGATGGACTTAATTTTGCGGACAAAAGATGCAGTCCGAGAGCTGGACAACCTGCAGTATCGCAAGATGAAGAAGATCCTTTTTCAAGAGGCCCACAATGGGCCGACTACTGAGTCCCAAGAGGGAGATGAGGTCAGATCTCAAACCTTCTCTACTTCCAGAACTTCAGCATTGATTGGCTAATAAAACTGTCCAAATGTCAAAAATCAGACtgttaaaaatctattttaaaggtacactatgtaacttttggtCTTTTagtggttaaaaaaaactgcattcaTTTTGTGGATTGGATTGTGGATTGGGATTCGGCTATTTAATATGATTATCCAACTGCTCATAATATTCATTACTAGACTTAAAGGTAAATTTTagtggcatctagtggtgaggttgtaaATTGCAACCATTAACCGCTCACCCCTTACTTTCGAAGcgcatagagaagctacggtggcctacacaggacaaagatgtcgccGCAAAGGGGCGGGTTCACTGTAACTTGGACCCGTGTTGCatgtagatagaaatgactcattctaaggtaataagaACAGTGatttattatgtaaggtctttatacaccactgaaactataattatgtatattatattacatttttgtcaatagatcctcataaatattagatactgcacctttaagggaTATAAGCAGTTTAGATGGAAATGGATCTCACGTTGACTTGCTGAATATGTTTTTGTAGCGAGACACATTAATAGACACGGTTCTTCCTTGAAAATAAATTCCAGCACAGCTCTACAACAACCACAATGAAACGACCCTTTACAATAGATAATGCTTTACAGTGGGGATGTTATCCCTAAAATGCTTTACAGTGAACTATAGAGAGCTATATATGGCAATTGATCTGTTCTGTTACTCAAATAAATACTCATAGAAAGGAGTATTTTATGAAATGCCGACCAGGAAGAGGTGTAAGACTGTGAGGCTTTAGGTGTGTTGATGGACTCCAGCAatgttttgatcatcgttctgaatctgatctggacgTGTTctttgacacttttttttttttatttttttaaactgtatctctttttttatgaaacgtaCCCACATCCAGGTGTtgataaaataatgcattgttaaaaaagttttttcttttgttgttttgtttaaaagcagaggatCTGTTagttcttttgatatattgcatggtcagatattcatacaacaaaatattctgggagccatgacatttttgtgaaaatgatcaaaaatgctggctatggctggcaacttttttttcccttttttttaaaccactGACGGGACAATTTTTaacaaaaagagaaaagaaaatgtttcatAGTGTATCTTTAAAACTGCACATTTTTGGGAAAAGGTCATGTTTTCTTGCTTCCTTTTGAACCAACGTAATCTTTGGGTTATTCTCAAATCTTGGTGGCTAACATGACTAATCCTGTTTTTACATAAACTTTCAAAGTTTATGCATTTTCTTATAATAAATGTTAGCTGAAGACTTCAGTTGTGATCTCAGTCTTTTTGAGTTggcaaaataatatatattttttatatcattatGATTACTCTGTACTCTGAactgctgttttttgtttgtgtgttcagGAGCCGGAGCACAATGTTGGTCGCACGGGCACAGTGAGCAGTGTGGGCAGTAATCAGTCCATTCCTAGCATGTCGATCAGTGCGAGCTCTCAGAGCAGCTCGGTGAACAGCCTTCCGGATGCTGCTGATGACAAGAGCGAACTTGATCTGGAGAAAGACCACACTGTTATGTCTAACAGTTCGGTCATACACCTGAAGCCTGTACGTTCACACACATCTTATAAACATATCACAAACTTTCAGGCCTTCCTGCATACTGAGTGAACTGTGAACTGCTTTCGTTTCCATCAGGAAGAAGAGAAAGTTTACCCTGAGGATCCTGAAACGCATCCTCGTCCCTCAGAAGCCCAGGCGGCACCTGCACAACCCCCACAACGCAAACACCATCGCAACCGCGAGCACTTTGCCACCATCCGCACAGCCTCACTGGTGAGCCAATCAGATCAGATCTTACTGAAATGCTTCACAACCCTAGTGTCCACATCAGACTTGTCAAAAAATGCTCATTTTTATAATCAATCAAGAGTGGGATTGGTCGCTTTCAGTGTAGATGGTGTGAAATGAATGACATCACAAGAATTTGTTCACTCTCAGCCTCAGGTTTTTGAAATGTTCAACATTCATTATGTTTTtcttaaagtcctcatgaaatcaaaattgatctTATTTACTTTGTCGGCTCATATTAAGTTAATACACCGAAAAAAATTGTGTGCCGTGGTAATATTTAACCAAAATCTGAGTTACTTTCGGTCTAAGAAACAAcgttccttctcagatgatgTTTGACGGCTTgcgttttaaaatgtgtaaccACTCCCCTCCAACTGTTCATCTGCTATGAGCGAGAGATGAGGAGCGCTGAagtaaaaccctgccctctgttcattattcaatttcacttggaaatacgtcacagcactgaagaaatcttccggttcactgggactttaaacCTAGATCATTTTTATGCCTCTTTACAGACCCTCCATTTCCTTGTGTCCCTCCTCTTGGCTCTTTCAGGTAACACGGCAGATGCAGGAACACGAGCAGGACTCTGAGCTGAGGGAGCAGATGTCCGGTTACAAGCGCATGAGACGGCAGCACCAGAAGCACCTTATGGCCCTGGAGAACAAACTCAAAGTGGAGATGGACGAACACAGGCTGAGACTGGACAAAGAGCTGGAGGCACAGAGGAACAGCTTTGCCTCTGAGATAGAGAAACTCGTGAAGAAAAACCAAGCAGCCATTGAGAAAGATGTAAGTGCACACGAGGCATGTCACATGATCTGTCTAGCACCAAGCGCAATCACTTGTTGGGTGGCTTCGATCTCAAAGATGCGGAAAGTAATGCGGAATCCACTTGAAACCCGCTTGGGAACtcccctcttcctcttcctgcCATTTAAACAGTTACTTAATCAAGTATTAATATCTTACACATCATGGCCAGAAAGTATGTGACACCCCTTTCTGATTAACTGTAAGAGAGGTCCCTCAATTCCAGCGAAGACTTAATGTTACATCATTAAAATGATAGGGGTGTGATGAGACACGAGATTGGGTTCACGAGACGAGACAACATTTTTACATggtattttaaagaaattcgAAACTCGAAATAGTTTGCAGGTGCATTTGAAATGTTATCACTTAACTCATCAtcctttaataaatgtaattttagttATTCTCTCTGAGTATGAATGGTCATTTGCAGTGAAAGACAACAATACTCAAAACTCAACTGACTGGCTTCATTTTCTTTGATTGTCTCTTCAGACCTAAGAActgcacatgatttatgagcttCTACAACTTTTGAACTCCTTCCCAAAAATTGATTATAGATTATAAGTCCAAACAATAAGTGCAACATTAATCTCAATGTTTtcaatattcaaagtgcaaatAGAGACATTTTTCTTCAAGCATGATACGGATCTTAGAGATGGTTACAACTACACAGATATCTTTCATATTGAGAGAGATCATCATGCCTCAGGGATTcgctttaaaggtcccattctttgtgtgttttcgaagctttgattatgtttacagtgcgCAATATAACATGacttcatgtttcgcgtgtttAAAAAGcactgtatttttcacacaattgacttatctgtacagcgctgtttcctctgtcctaaaaacggcctgatgatttccttgttctatgaagtccctccttcagaaacacgtaacgagttctgattgggccagcgcgtCCCGTGTTgtggctttgaaagggaacttctgttaaataaaatctcgcttggcattgaactttaaactttataattttacaggtattatttatgctctaacagcaacattacacactagctaaagtttgaaatatggaaacgcgaagaacgggacctttaaaacagCGGACAACATTTGAATGTGcttgtttattttcattttgcgAACATGTGTACTCGTGTGTACTCTTTGAATAGGGAGTGGTGGTGCTgaacacacattttaaaatagacgTTTGTCTTGACACTTCTGTTGCGCGACGAATGCTCCGCCACGGTCCTGACGGTCTTTGATTTgtttagaactacaaacacagataaaaagtgttaaaaaactacaaatatGATGGATGTCGGAGCCCAGCGGTTAGGTAGAGATATTTAGATTAAGTGGCTTCAGTGATCaattatcaatatttaaccagatgaaaatatatttattcaatgtTATCCACATAATATTTcatctgcagcagcattgtgaacttttgtaatgacacgtttggccattaacttttaaatgcatcattatattttaaCTGCAAACAAATGAGGAAAGTCTCTGCATTAAAAACCCacgaatggcagatcaacgtgctgctacatttctctccgatattGTAGGATATTAAACTGaatgaatgtggaggatttgaactgtgtgatgattgacagggcagtttaaatAGTGACGAGATGTACGTAACCATGCGACAGAATTCGTTAAAGATGACCGAGTTGTTTGTCACAAAGCTTACatattctgctacacactcaaaagtatgtactttttcttcacaaaaagagtacacaCTTTTAGGTCATAGTCCAAGTAGGCGAATTAGGATGCAACAATATTCTATCCTAACTTCACCCTCACATCAATATGAAACAAAACAGCTTTTCACAGCTTTTCAGATCTCATCACACCCTTTATAAAATGGCATTCTAGAGAATGATGTGCTGCTTTTTTTGCGAGGAGAGGTTCTTTTTTAGCTTCATAATTGACGAAGGTTCTGTACACAAAGCTACTTTTATATGTACTATTCATTTCATTTGAATTACTTTACTCTGTTATCAATATTGTCTTCCAGGCCAAATCATTTGCAAATGATGAGAAGAAATTCCAACAGCACATCCAAGCCCAGCAGAAGAAAGAGCTTAGTAGCTTCCTGGAGTCACAGAAACGAGAGTACAAGCTACGCAAGGAGCAACTGAAAGAGGTATAGGCCAATTTTAAGCATTGCTTTTTGCCCACACATGAATCCACcagttgtgtttttcatttttcatctttCAAAGTGGAAAAGTCGGAAGTGGGCATGGTCAATACAGTGGAAGAATAGAGATTAGATTAAGCCAAAATTTTGCCTAccgaattttttttattttttggctgAAACTGAAACAAGGGTCAAAATCATTGATTGAAACATTCCAAGCCTGCAGCATCCCTCTCAGAAGCTTTCGTGCCTCGATcgccccggtgaccggtcccagtatagccgcacctccgtgttttctaatggacgcgggGCAAACTaatcaataaaattacacttcaaatattttttccccaaagttagtttatgtcattgaagacagttatcatcacgatgatttcatttcaagtgttcgtttttaaaataagtttagttttagtcagTTATTTGAGGCTATAAAAacagggggtgtgacgtcatgattgacagctgagatcgacgtcttctctgagtgaagttgtcactgaggcactaacagacttttttcgggatttttgggagcagataggagctttagctttaatttctacatttccaacAACTGTttttttcacaccaacataattaattgttctgtatctgtgagagtgtgggcgggcttttgatatcgcgactgtacttccagCTACAACTTGAACTTTACTATTTatagcacaaaataaacataaatgaatgaacatcagaaggtatgtttAAAGTTACTGGAATGTATCATGTATGTAAACACTCAATTAGTTTAATTTGTAGAAAGATGTCAATGAAACGGCTTGTAAGCAATGTTacataaatgttacatttaccTCAGGAACACGATTTAATGTCTGcagctagaaaaaaaaaaaaacggttacACTTCAATGTGTCAGTGTTAGtgaaatttatatatttaagtaccgAGTAATATTGATGATTAATAACATCTGCTTaccatagggttagggtaggattcgggtttggttgagggttagttgcatgtaattatgcataatttactgttattactaggGCTGCCACCTAATAGTCGACTAGCCATTGTCGACCAAAATTGTATTAGTTGGTTAGTTGCAGAAAAAAACTCCACAGGAATTGGCGAAATCAGGCTCTGACGATAGATTGTTAACAGCAGGAAATACAAACCTTCACCTATTATTCAGCGACCTCAAATATGGCTCATTACATTTAAGTAGTAACAACTTTACAAGTCCACTCGCACTAATGTTAACCTAAACAAATGTGCGCTATTATTAGCCTGGGATGTTTCAGTTATACTTTATTTCAAGGtttcattgttacagtgtaattatatatttaagttctaattcattttaatgaacCACAGGTACTTACTATAGtgttagggtaggattaggtTTGGTTGATGGTTAGTTTCAtgcaattatgcataatttccTGTTATTACTAAGGAAATTTGTAACATatttaacaaggacactgtaaaataaagtgttactgatgTTTCCCACACTGTTTAGGAGCTGAATGAGAACCAGTCCACCCCTAAGAAGGAGAAACAGGAGTGGCTGTCAAAGCAGAAGGAGAACTTTCAACACTACCAGGCAGAGGAGGAAGCCAACCTGCTCCGCAGACAGCGTCAATACCTGGAGCTGGAATGCCGACGCTTTAAACGGCGAATCCTCATTGCTAAACACAATGTAGAGCAAGACCTTGTGCGGGAGGTAATGGTGCTTTTCCTCATGACAACCGTCCTAAACTGTCCAATTACTGTTTTGACTAATCTATCCATTATGTCTTTGATTAATTGGATTAAAAAGCCATTGTATGTCCTATGTTTTTATTtccaaagaaaataaatataatgacAAAGGTTTTCTTGATCCAGGAGCTTAACAAGCGTCAGACACAGAAAGATCTGGAACACGCCATGCTGCTCCGCCAACACGAGTCCATGCAGGAGCTGGAGGTTAGGCACCTTGGCACCATCCAGAAGATGCGTACGGAGCTGATCCGCTTGCAGCATCAGACGGAGCTCACCAACCAGCTAGAGTACAACAAACGCAGAGAGCGAGAGCTGCGCCGCAAACATGTCATGGAGGTCCGGCAACAGCCCAAGAGCCTTAAGGTGCGTTTCCTTTTAGTCAATGcccgtttttattttattttggtgcATACTAGCCTTGTGGTACAAGTTAGCCTTTCCTCCTCTTTGATATTTATCAGTCTAAAGAGCTACAGATCAAGAAGCAGTTTCAGGACACGTGTAAGATCCAGACACGGCAGTATAAGGCCCTGCGCAACCACCTCCTGGAAACAACGCCCAAGTCTGACCACAAGGCTGTGCTGAAGAGGCTGAAGGAAGAGCAGACACGGAAATTAGCCATCCTCGCTGAGCAGTATGATCATTCCATCAATGACATGCTCTCCACGCAAGCTGTGAGTCCTGCCATGTTATGTGTATAGCTTCCTGTAAAGCCGTCAAAGAATTTGAACCAGTCAAAGTTCTACGGACGCAATTGCTCCACAGCATTTTCATGTGGGCCTATGTAATGTAGGAGGCGAAAATAAGTTATCCTAATTTAAAAATGGATAATGTGGCATCTCTTGTCTTTTACACACTGATTCTAAATGTAACTCCACCTCACATCTTACTACTCAGCTGCGATTGGACGAGGCACAGGAGGCCGAATGTCAGGTGCTAAAGATGCAGCTTCAGCAGGAGCTGGAGTTGCTAAATGCCTATCAGAGCAAGATCAAAATGCAGACGGACTCACAGCACGATCGTGAGAGGAAAGAGCTGGAGCAGAGGGTTTCGCTGAGGAGGGCTCTTCTTGAACAGAAGGTATGTTAACTGAAACAATTCCAAGCAGCACACCACAACAATTACAGGCGGACAGTTTTGACTTACCAGAATAAGAATTCAAGgtgtagttcacccaaaaagtgaaGTTTGAAAGAATACAAAGGTTGAAAGTTCTAAAGCATTTACAGAGTTTCGAGGAACGTGTTTAGCCTAAATTCACGTCCAAAATTtcatccttcggatgagacattaaactGAAGTACTACATCTCTGTGATCATTTAAAAATCCCAAGATGTCCtttggaaaaagaaaaaaaagagtatgGCCTCCTTATCatccccctatcctgattgTCTTCATcactcctctccaccaatcagctggtgtgttgtgagcgttctggtgcaatatggctgccgtcgcattatccaggtggatgctgcacattggtggtggttgaggagattcccctcttctaaatgtaaagcgctttgagttcACTTACTACTTGCGCACGAACAAGTGTCATTAATCATTTGCCATTAATGATGTTGACCCTGCAAGTTTTGAATCTGAacacaattataaaaaaaacaaaaaaactttttgatACCATTTAAAGTGCATGCAGGTTTAGAATGACATTGAGGGCCAACAACTGACACTGAAATACACTACATAACTATTAAAATCTCACCACTAGGCATAATACACTAGCCGACAGGGGATCACACATTAACAAACTTTCAAGTCGTTCTAACAACAAATTCTCAACAAATTCTCTGAGAACCATGCATGTTGTTTGGAGATGCATGACAAATAAAAACGATATGATCTAGTATTGGCTCAATATCATGTCCTCAGACTGAATAGAATCATAGTCTAAAGCTTAAAAACAATTAGAGTATGTGCCCATCATACAATACCCAATTTTCTGTGCAATCTCTCAACTCTGGCTGGCCAAAATCTACAGACTAGCTCTGGCTTTCGGCACACTCCAGACTGCAATTCAGGGCAAACATAGATGTGTGGTGTATTCCagctttaaagggatggttcacctaataatttaaattctgtcatgaattactcaccctcatgttgttccaaacccgtaagtcCATCATTCATCTTcgtaacacaaattaagatatttttgatgaaatcctaGAGCTCTCTGACCTCTCCATAGACGGCAATGTAATTAAATGTAAGTTAAGACATTGTTAAAGTcatccatgtgactacagtggttcaacgtTAATTTTAAGAAGCGACGAGAGtgctttttgtgcgcaaaaaatcaaacaaaaataactttattcaaccATTTCTTCTAGTCTGTGTCAGACTCTTAGTCTgtttaacgatgtctttactaACTTTCTGGACCCTGAAATTGGTAATTACATTGCCGTCTCTTGAGGGGTCAGAGAGTTCTCGGATTTTCTTGAaactatcttcatttgtgttccgaatatgaacggaggtcttacgggttggTAAAGACACAGGGGTGAGTAATTCTTGAcagcatttaattttttttggtcaaCTATCCCTGTAGCAGCTGGGGAAATGTCATgtcattttctgtttttgtttgggTCAGATTGAAGAGGAGATGGTTGCCCTGCAGAATGAGCGATCCGAACGAATCCGCAGTCTGTTGGAGAAGCAGGCCCGTGAGATTGAGGCGTTTGACTCTGAAAGCATGCGCCTGGGCTTCAGCAACATGGTGCTCTCCAGCCTGGCTTCGTCCGACGGCCACAGCCACAGCTTTCCGGGGGCCCAGAGTAGCTGGGGCTCCCAGCACGGTGCAGGCTCTCAGGGGTCACACTGGGGAGCGCCACATGGCGGCAGCCAGCACggccaccaccaccaccacccaaGCCACAGTGGCTCTATCCAGCAGCCCTGGGGTCATGGCCTGCCTTCAGGGGGACCGCCCCCCTGGGGGCACCACGGGTCGGGAGGCAGTCAGCGCTCGAGCGGGGGAAGCAGTGGGCTAAGGAACAGTCCCCAGGCGGTACGGCGGGCCAACTCAGGGGGACGCAATGAGCAGGCGATGAGCAGGAGCGCCAGCATCGCCTCTCAGATTTCCAATGGCTCGCACCTTTCCTACACGTAAGATCCCCCGCTGCTCTCCCACAACACCCGTCTTGTCCCGAAATGCCACAGGGAAAGGGATAAAGGGGCACCAtggtctttttgttttttttaaacacccaTTCCTTTATTTCCAGTGCTCgagataattatattttatacacaCAGCAAGCACAAAATGCATTCACTGTAGTTCCAGTACGAGAATGTCAGCCAGAAAGCGCACTTACATATTCTGGCCAGTTTTATCAAACTTTAGCTAGAATCCAGAATGACGAAGTCATTTTTGCAGTGATGCGACGTGCATTTTAGAGTGTGTTCCATTTGATATGAGAATGTTAGCGATGGtaagaatgaataaatgaatgctgTGTATTGTATGCAAGCCTTTATGCGGTGGGTTTTTATCACGGTCTTATTAGCAGGTTGTTTGGGCTGGCTTCGCAGGAATCCACGTTTCTGAGGAAACGGCAGGAATAGGTCGGCTAGCACAATGTGAAAGAATCAAGCTTTACAGTGCACTTGATTTTTGTCTAGCGTATTCTTTTATAAAGCACTAATGTTTTAACGTGTTAATAAAC
Encoded here:
- the taok1b gene encoding serine/threonine-protein kinase TAO1-B; translation: MPSTSRAGSLKDPEIADLFFKEDPEKLFTDLREIGHGSFGAVYFARDARTAEVVAIKKMSYSGKQSNEKWQDIIKEVKFLQRIQHPNSIEYKGCYLREHTAWLVMEYCLGSASDLLEVHKKPLQEIEIAAITHGALQGLAYLHSHNMIHRDIKAGNILLTEPGQVKLADFGSASIASPANSFVGTPYWMAPEVILAMDEGQYDGKVDIWSLGITCVELAERKPPLFNMNAMSALYHIAQNESPTLQSSEWTDYFRNFVDSCLQKIPQDRPHSEDLLQHAFVLRERPESVLMDLILRTKDAVRELDNLQYRKMKKILFQEAHNGPTTESQEGDEEPEHNVGRTGTVSSVGSNQSIPSMSISASSQSSSVNSLPDAADDKSELDLEKDHTVMSNSSVIHLKPEEEKVYPEDPETHPRPSEAQAAPAQPPQRKHHRNREHFATIRTASLVTRQMQEHEQDSELREQMSGYKRMRRQHQKHLMALENKLKVEMDEHRLRLDKELEAQRNSFASEIEKLVKKNQAAIEKDAKSFANDEKKFQQHIQAQQKKELSSFLESQKREYKLRKEQLKEELNENQSTPKKEKQEWLSKQKENFQHYQAEEEANLLRRQRQYLELECRRFKRRILIAKHNVEQDLVREELNKRQTQKDLEHAMLLRQHESMQELEVRHLGTIQKMRTELIRLQHQTELTNQLEYNKRRERELRRKHVMEVRQQPKSLKSKELQIKKQFQDTCKIQTRQYKALRNHLLETTPKSDHKAVLKRLKEEQTRKLAILAEQYDHSINDMLSTQALRLDEAQEAECQVLKMQLQQELELLNAYQSKIKMQTDSQHDRERKELEQRVSLRRALLEQKIEEEMVALQNERSERIRSLLEKQAREIEAFDSESMRLGFSNMVLSSLASSDGHSHSFPGAQSSWGSQHGAGSQGSHWGAPHGGSQHGHHHHHPSHSGSIQQPWGHGLPSGGPPPWGHHGSGGSQRSSGGSSGLRNSPQAVRRANSGGRNEQAMSRSASIASQISNGSHLSYT